Proteins encoded together in one Hemiscyllium ocellatum isolate sHemOce1 chromosome 31, sHemOce1.pat.X.cur, whole genome shotgun sequence window:
- the rpl23a gene encoding 60S ribosomal protein L23a encodes MAPKVKKEAVPAKTEAKSKALKAKKAILKGVHSHRQKKIRTTPTFRRPKTLRLRRQPKYPRKSAPRRNKLDHYAIVKFPLTTESAMKKIEDNNTLVFIVDIKANKHQIKQAVKKLYDIDVAKVNTLIRPDGEKKAYVRLAPDYDALDVANKIGII; translated from the exons ATGGCTCCGAAGGTGAAGAAGGAAG CTGTCCCTGCCAAAACGGAGGCTAAATCCAAGGCCTTGAAAGCAAAGAAGGCCATTTTGAAGGGAGTTCATAGTCACAGGCAGAAGAAAATTAGGACAACACCTACCTTCAGGAGACCAAAGACACTCCGACTGAGAAGGCAACCCAAGTATCCCAGAAAGAGTGCACCCAGGAGGAACAA ATTGGACCATTATGCTATTGTTAAGTTCCCTCTGACAACTGAGTCCGCTATGAAGAAAATAGAGGACAACAATACTTTGGTTTTCATTGTTGACATCAAGGCCAACAAACACCAGATCAAACAGGCTGTCAAGAAATTATATGATATTGATGTAGCTAAAGTCAACACTCTTATCAG GCCTGATGGTGAAAAGAAAGCATATGTGCGACTGGCCCCAGACTACGATGCATTGGATGTTGCTAATAAG attggcatCATCTAA